The following are encoded in a window of Rubellicoccus peritrichatus genomic DNA:
- a CDS encoding acyltransferase produces MPISNDVKLGQGVVIHHPDLVNLYGCTIGNESKIGTFVEIQKNASVGNRCKISSHTFVCEGVTIEDEVFIGHGVTFTNDKYPQATTNTGELQTEADWSIIPTHVGRGASIGSGATILCGVRIGENAQVGAGAVVTKDVPAEKLVVGVPAQIK; encoded by the coding sequence ATGCCAATCAGTAACGACGTAAAGCTCGGCCAGGGAGTCGTCATTCATCATCCTGACTTAGTGAACCTGTATGGATGCACAATTGGTAACGAAAGTAAAATCGGCACCTTTGTTGAGATCCAGAAGAATGCCTCGGTGGGAAACAGATGCAAAATTTCATCACATACCTTTGTCTGTGAAGGAGTTACGATAGAGGATGAAGTCTTTATTGGTCATGGAGTGACCTTCACCAATGACAAATATCCTCAGGCAACGACAAACACAGGGGAACTTCAGACAGAAGCCGACTGGAGCATCATTCCCACGCATGTGGGGCGTGGCGCATCGATTGGAAGTGGAGCAACCATCCTATGTGGCGTCCGAATTGGAGAAAATGCGCAGGTAGGAGCAGGAGCTGTCGTCACAAAAGACGTCCCTGCGGAAAAACTGGTCGTCGGAGTTCCTGCCCAAATCAAATAA
- a CDS encoding TVP38/TMEM64 family protein, with product MLKAAPTKSQIIVLICLLGVISVVGLYVFYSYVDMAQVDEVLGQAMEVLAELHPVVFFLIIALLPLFGCPLSPLLIAAGVIYGPYMGLLIGIVGLAFNDAIGYWLASSVFRRWIEAFIEKRGWRIPMIPDAEAAKVVAIFRLTPGFPLPAQSYLLGLARVPFFTYMWVSLLAQLIPASGFVITGGSIFEGSWGLIFIGVSLIVVMALAAKVALKYYGKQQFLQPEAANPDAINAD from the coding sequence ATGTTAAAAGCGGCACCAACTAAGTCACAGATAATTGTACTGATTTGCCTTCTGGGAGTCATTTCCGTGGTGGGCTTATATGTCTTTTATTCCTATGTGGATATGGCTCAGGTTGATGAAGTACTGGGTCAGGCCATGGAGGTGCTTGCTGAATTACACCCAGTGGTGTTTTTCCTTATCATTGCCCTGTTGCCTCTTTTCGGCTGTCCATTGAGTCCACTTTTGATTGCCGCAGGAGTGATCTATGGCCCTTACATGGGCTTACTTATTGGAATTGTTGGCCTGGCCTTCAATGATGCTATTGGCTATTGGCTGGCTTCCAGTGTTTTTCGTCGGTGGATTGAAGCGTTTATTGAGAAGCGTGGTTGGCGTATTCCAATGATCCCGGATGCGGAAGCTGCAAAAGTTGTTGCGATCTTTCGTCTGACGCCTGGATTCCCCTTGCCAGCCCAGAGCTATTTGCTCGGTTTGGCCAGAGTGCCGTTTTTTACCTATATGTGGGTCTCATTGCTTGCTCAGCTCATCCCGGCTTCAGGTTTTGTCATTACAGGTGGATCCATATTTGAAGGCAGCTGGGGCCTTATTTTCATTGGAGTCTCATTGATTGTCGTGATGGCTTTGGCGGCAAAAGTGGCCTTGAAGTATTATGGGAAACAACAGTTCCTGCAGCCTGAAGCAGCAAATCCCGATGCCATCAATGCCGACTAA
- a CDS encoding glycosyltransferase, with protein sequence MNDLIIIIPAYNEQERIRATLESYAGFFAKQSRYAWSILVVLNNCSDNTRDEVDLVAKKEPRVRFLEFENPIGKGGAIIEGLHSAKNAKLIGFTDADGATPPNSFYELVEATEHYDIAVASRWLPESRILKAQSRKRRIFSRIFNVLVNIFFQLGMKDTQCGAKVFRSEVIKHNLEDLVIADMAFDVNLLFIIHKKGGKIIEIPTTWEDKAGSSVRLTRTSLSMGLSLIRLRWIYSPLRPLRKYFMPIETYIYRKLK encoded by the coding sequence ATGAATGATCTCATTATCATCATACCTGCCTATAATGAGCAGGAGCGAATTCGTGCAACGCTCGAAAGTTACGCTGGATTCTTCGCCAAACAGAGTCGTTATGCCTGGAGCATTTTAGTTGTCTTGAATAACTGCAGTGACAACACACGTGATGAAGTCGATCTTGTTGCAAAAAAGGAACCGCGGGTCAGGTTCCTGGAGTTTGAAAATCCTATCGGTAAAGGAGGCGCAATCATAGAAGGCCTTCATAGCGCAAAAAACGCAAAGCTGATTGGTTTTACGGACGCAGATGGAGCAACCCCGCCAAACTCATTTTACGAACTGGTGGAAGCTACAGAGCACTACGATATCGCTGTTGCTTCACGCTGGCTTCCAGAGTCGAGGATACTGAAGGCTCAAAGTCGTAAAAGGCGTATTTTTTCCCGAATTTTTAATGTGCTGGTGAACATCTTCTTTCAGCTCGGCATGAAAGATACACAATGCGGAGCGAAGGTTTTTCGTTCAGAGGTAATAAAACACAACCTTGAAGACCTGGTCATCGCCGACATGGCTTTCGACGTCAATCTGCTCTTCATCATACATAAAAAAGGCGGAAAGATAATAGAAATCCCAACTACCTGGGAAGACAAAGCAGGTTCTTCTGTCAGGCTTACCCGAACCAGTCTCTCCATGGGGCTTTCTCTGATCCGCCTCAGATGGATATACTCTCCCTTACGGCCTTTGAGGAAGTATTTTATGCCGATCGAAACCTACATTTACAGAAAACTGAAGTAA